A genomic window from Solanum stenotomum isolate F172 chromosome 10, ASM1918654v1, whole genome shotgun sequence includes:
- the LOC125841797 gene encoding uncharacterized protein LOC125841797: MAITTCGGKYTIDPPMPSDVEIVVEKDVDEMKVTGEMKDVVEKEDDLTQKVIPMPRPPPPFPQRSLVQIKEDPGAFTIPCTIYKLHFAKALCDLSANIDLMPLSIYKKLGLGAPKPIVMRLLMADKTVKKPIGVLQDVLVKVGSFIFPADFVILDCEVDFEVPIILGRPFLATGRALVDIEKGQMKFQLNKEEVSFNICRSMKQESDLKSVSLVSHIVGQYYVMSSKENLGAALRKEKKHHD, from the exons atggcaatcACAACTTGTGGAGGAAAATATACTATTGATCCACCCATGCCATCTGATGTTGAGATAGTGGTAGAAAAAGATGTGGATGAGATGAAGGTTACTGGAGAGATGAAAGATGTTGTAGAAAAGGAGGATGACTTGACTCAGAAAGTTATccccatgcctagacctccacctcccttcccacagag GTCACTGGTGCAAATTAAAGAGGATCCTGGagctttcactattccttgCACCATCTATAAGTTGCACTTTGCGAAGGCCTTGTGTGATTTGAGTGCCAACATTGATTTGATGCCATTGTCGATCTATAAAAAGTTGGGTTTAGGAGCTCCAAAACCAATTGTGATGCGATTACTTATGGCTGATAAAACTGTGAAGAAGCCCATTGGAGTGCTCCAAGATGTCCTTGTGAAAGTAGGGTCGTTCATTTTTCCGGCAGActttgtgatacttgattgcGAGGTTGactttgaggttcccatcatcttaGGGCGACCATTCCTTGCTACTGGGCGTGCCTTAGTCGATATAGAAaaagggcagatgaagttcCAACTGAATAAGGAGGAGGTGTCCTTTAACATTTGTAGGTCTATGAAGCAGGAAAGTGATCTTAAATCAGTATCTCTGGTGAGTCACATTGTGGGACAATATTATGTCATGTCTAGTAAGGAGAACTTAGGGGCAGCCTTGCGCAAGGAGAAAAAGCACCATGATTAG